The genome window CATTTAATTAATCAATTTTCCTACATACCTCCTGAACCAAATTGAGATCACACTTCATCTGGGTTGGAAGGTTGTATTCTCTTTCTAATGAAGCTTTGTTGATATGGGGGATCTTATAGTTATTGCCGCCTCCTACTTTCATCGCCTCTATCATGACAAGCTGCAATGTCGAGAACATCCGATTTGACAATATTGGCGAATACTCTTGGAATGCCTGTTCAACAGCAGCAACAAGCTCAGGTACTGTTCTAGCAGCCTTTTTATATTGGATGGACTGAATAGCAGAGAAGAAGCCCAAATCAAGGATATTAAAGTCCGGCGAATTTGGCGGTTGACAAACTAGTTGAATATTGAGTCCATATTGTTGTGCTGCTTCACAAAATAAAGGATCACCAGGATCAACATGAGGGCGAGCATTATCTTGTTGGATATATATTGGTTTCCCAATGTCCTCGGATGGCCACTTTGCTCGAATTGCAGGGAGAACTTTCTCAATAATAAAGGACCGCATCACTTCTTTCGTAATTGACATAATAGGTTTCATCTCTAATGTTCCCGCCACCCGATTTTTACTTGACCTTCTAGCAACTTCATATGTAACCATAGGAAAACACCCAATTTTCCCATCAAATGTGCAATTTCCTTCACTAGCCATCCTTGGACGAGCAACAGCACAGAGGAACATTACCTTTGGGATGAAATTCTTACTTTTACATGTCCGAATAGGCTCCTCTTCATCTGGAAGAAGATAATATCTCTCAGTCTTCCTTGTAAGATAAAACCATTTTTCATCTATATACACAATATCAGAGAAGTCCTTGAAAATTGGGTCACAATTTATGCTACTTGGATCAAGCATGGAAATACACCACCTGAGTCTTTCTTTCTTGTTCTCATCCTTTAACAAGGGCTTTATTGTGTTTGAGTGTCTCTTTATCTGACCTTGCTGTTTAAGCTTCCAAAGTTTGGTTTTGCTAACATGCAAGTGTCTTGACAGATCATCCAATGTTGTCCTCTTGGAAACAGGGatatcttgcatcttgcttagATCAACCAGGAGATCCTTACGACCACAGTTATACCTCTTTTTAGTGACATCTATGTTCTCACCCTGCTTGAAACATTGACTTGCACGCCGCCAAATGTGCCAAACTGTTCGAGGACTAACTAAGAATGATGCTGCAATGTCTTTGACAATTTCCCGTGATACCTTTCCTTTTGTACTTCTCAAAGCAAGAGCTTTATACACTTCCTTCCGCTGATCATTAGTGAGTTCCTTCTTGCAAGAATATTTAATAATATGACCTGAAGAAAAGATCAAACAGGATAAGAAAATGACAGAGTGCAATAAGAACATGTGCTGCAGGGGACTGAAACTAAAATAAACTGTTTGTGCCTTGCAACGTTCCACAACAGAACCACGATGTACATAAGCACAATTACATTAATAACTGAGAATTAGACTTTGCAAGACCAAGTCATGATCCTAGATTGCATAGGCCCGTTAGTTGACAAGCTCGTAGGGGATGCAATTTTCTGTGTCGATATGCCTCTACTTCGCCGTATGCATGAGGCAGGCTGGTAGGCTGTCAAAACTCCACCCGGGGAAGAGCAATGTATTTAGAGGACAAGCTAGAAAAATAGAGCTTACCATTGGAAGCTGCTGAACCTTGGTAGGGACGCTCCACCTCTATTTCCTGTTGGGGTACGAGGTTCAAATCGAAATCTCTCAGAACCAGTTGATAGGTATAGTCTTGGTGGGGTATTTGTTCTTCAGGGTATCTGTTCAAATCAAAGTCTTGTAGAACCTCGCTCCTTCCTTGCCCACTGTGATCTTCATCAAGGCATTTGTTCAAGTCAAAGAAAGCCATGGCTGAGAAGGGAATatgaggaggagaggaaaagCTAGGAAAACAGAGAAAATGAGCACGCAAGAATTGGCCGCCAGTTCTGAAATTTGAACAGCCCGCCAATTTGCTCACTTCGATTGTGTGGTGCTCGCTTGCACACGTGTGCTCACTTCTCGCGTCGATGCCAGCCGATTAAAAAAGGGAGAAAGTGAGAGGCAGGCAGGCAGTGTTCCTgcagtcctcccctcccctccacccCCTTCGCTGTCGTCGACGCGGCGGCGACGCTGCTCGTCGACGCAGGCTGCACGCTCCTCGTCCTGCTGCACCTGCCCCCGTCCCTCCCATCGCCGCACTCCTTCGCGCGCGTGCTTGCCGCGGACCCCGCCAACCTCCCAGCGTGCCTCCTCGCGGGCCTCGCCGCCTTAGCCGCGTCCTCCCCAGCGCGgctcctccagctcctcctccctactGCCCGCACGCGCTGAACCTCGCACGCGCGCTCCTTCCTATTACACCAAATCAGCTAGAGAGAAGTGGTAGGGAGCCCAGATCTGAGAGAAGGGAACTCGATTTTTTTTGGAGACCGAGAGATTGATGGGATTTGGGGATTTTGCTGGGGCTCAGGACGACGGGAAGAAGGGAATTTTTATCGCTCGAAGGAAACGTTGGTTGAGGAAGAGGAACCAAAGCCACACACTGCAGTCTGAGAGTTCGATGCCAATTTTTCCACTATGGGGcccaattttttttcatctgtAGTGTCACACCGTGGAGGGCCTGGCTAGGGGCAATTTGGTCACAAAATTATAAACAAATGATTGCCTAGTTCTTTACGCTAAGGTTATGGGTGTCAATTAAATgaaaacggagggagtacaaTGTTTTTGCTTATGTGTAATTTGTTCCTCTCTTGTTTGTATTGTGTGCATGAGGCACTGAGAGATacagagagagtgagaggaagAGAGTTGAGTGATTCGACTCCAACAAAGACTTGTGTGGTGaatttattaattttacatgGTGCAAGTGTTCTAAGTTCAGATTTggcgtgaggaggaggaagagcgcGCCAGCGGCGACTGGCGGCGGAGCGCGCTGGTAGTACCGGCAGCCAAGTCggcttgttttgttttttttttctctcaatccacccatcagtgtcagttcgtgGCTCGAACCGGCATTGATGTTGAGTTACTATGCCGGTTGCagactcggcactgatagttggtgactatcagtgccgaataatcagtgtcggttgaaaaaccggtagtgaagccATTTTTCAACGGGCATTGATAtgcctttttgtagtagtgtgggATGGTAAGTAAGGT of Phragmites australis chromosome 3, lpPhrAust1.1, whole genome shotgun sequence contains these proteins:
- the LOC133912882 gene encoding uncharacterized protein LOC133912882 isoform X1, with the translated sequence MAFFDLNKCLDEDHSGQGRSEVLQDFDLNRYPEEQIPHQDYTYQLVLRDFDLNLVPQQEIEVERPYQGSAASNGHIIKYSCKKELTNDQRKEVYKALALRSTKGKVSREIVKDIAASFLVSPRTVWHIWRRASQCFKQGENIDVTKKRYNCGRKDLLVDLSKMQDIPVSKRTTLDDLSRHLHVSKTKLWKLKQQGQIKRHSNTIKPLLKDENKKERLRWCISMLDPSSINCDPIFKDFSDIVYIDEKWFYLTRKTERYYLLPDEEEPIRTCKSKNFIPKVMFLCAVARPRMASEGNCTFDGKIGCFPMVTYEVARRSSKNRVAGTLEMKPIMSITKEVMRSFIIEKVLPAIRAKWPSEDIGKPIYIQQDNARPHVDPGDPLFCEAAQQYGLNIQLVCQPPNSPDFNILDLGFFSAIQSIQYKKAARTVPELVAAVEQAFQEYSPILSNRMFSTLQLVMIEAMKVGGGNNYKIPHINKASLEREYNLPTQMKCDLNLVQEVCRKID
- the LOC133912882 gene encoding uncharacterized protein LOC133912882 isoform X2, with product MELTNDQRKEVYKALALRSTKGKVSREIVKDIAASFLVSPRTVWHIWRRASQCFKQGENIDVTKKRYNCGRKDLLVDLSKMQDIPVSKRTTLDDLSRHLHVSKTKLWKLKQQGQIKRHSNTIKPLLKDENKKERLRWCISMLDPSSINCDPIFKDFSDIVYIDEKWFYLTRKTERYYLLPDEEEPIRTCKSKNFIPKVMFLCAVARPRMASEGNCTFDGKIGCFPMVTYEVARRSSKNRVAGTLEMKPIMSITKEVMRSFIIEKVLPAIRAKWPSEDIGKPIYIQQDNARPHVDPGDPLFCEAAQQYGLNIQLVCQPPNSPDFNILDLGFFSAIQSIQYKKAARTVPELVAAVEQAFQEYSPILSNRMFSTLQLVMIEAMKVGGGNNYKIPHINKASLEREYNLPTQMKCDLNLVQEVCRKID
- the LOC133912882 gene encoding uncharacterized protein LOC133912882 isoform X3, encoding MAFFDLNKCLDEDHSGQGRSEVLQDFDLNRYPEEQIPHQDYTYQLVLRDFDLNLVPQQEIEVERPYQGSAASNGHIIKYSCKKELTNDQRKEVYKALALRSTKGKVSREIVKDIAASFLVSPRTVWHIWRRASQCFKQGENIDVTKKRYNCGRKDLLVDLSKMQDIPVSKRTTLDDLSRHLHVSKTKLWKLKQQGQIKRHSNTIKPLLKDENKKERLR